DNA sequence from the Nostoc commune NIES-4072 genome:
TCCACAAACTCAACAGCGCAAGGTGATAAAAGCTAGCGGGCTAAAAACGGTAATCAGTGGCTCTTATAGGAAGCACTTGCGGGAAATATCCCTCTTGAAGGACTTTCTAATAACTGAAGGTATTGAAGTTCTTGCACCTGTAAGTTGCACTGCTATAAACGTTGATGATGAATTCATCATTCTTGATAGCGATCCTCTAAAAGATCCAAGGATTCTTCAAGATTCAATTTTTGGAAAAATGCGGCAATCTTCCTTCCACGTAATATTGAATAAAAATGGCTATTTAGGGAATGCAGCCGTACTTGAACTTGGATACGCTATAGCGCTTGGACTCCAAATTTTAACGTTAGAAGAGGTAATAGATCCCAATATCTCTGTTTATTGTCGAAGGTTTATTCAAGTTTTTCCAAATTGGAGAGGATTTGAATAAGCTGATATAGTTACTCAATAAAAGCTTTTAAAATCTACCTAGATGCCCCCAATTTGGGCAGGTTTAACATTAATTTCTAGGAAAAACTACCTAGGAGATTATAAAACTTGCCCTGTTCACATTTAACTAAAGATTTCTTAGTTAATTAAACATGCTGCAAAGCTATAACAGAAGTATTGCGGAGAGGAGGATAAGATATGCAACTTAAAAATTTAATTCTGGATTTAGGTAGTAGAACAGCAAAGCTCTATATACTTGATAATGAAGTTAAAAACATTAACAATGTTAATTGGGAAGTAATAGAGGGAAAAAGTTCAAAAGAAAGCATTAATAATTCCTTAATAGAACTACTCAAGCCTATCAATTTTAATGAAATACATAGGATTCATGCCGTTGGTACTGAAGCTATGCGACGTGATAAAAAATTAGAAAATATAGTGTCTTCGGTTTGTCACTCTCTTGGTATTTTGTACACAACTATCAGCCAAGAATATGAAGCTCAACTGATCAAAGAAGCAGCACGCAAAGCAAATATTACAGATAAATATGACATAATTAATGTTGGTGGTGGCAGCATACAGATTATTCTGAAAGAAGCTTCTAAAGCTGTTCTTTTAAATTTTGGGATTAGTGATCTCAATGATAGATTTTACTTATTAGAAGCAGTAGGACACCGAAAAATAGAGGAATGTATTGCGTGGATTAAGAAGCATTTACCCGAAACTACTGCTTTGTTTGGCTACACTGGAGGAGAAGCGACTTACCTAAAGCATTTTGGAGTTCCTTTACAAGCAGATCATACTTGCCTAAAAACTGATTTTTATGATTTTGCTGAGAGGATCTCTAATTTTGATCTTCAATCTTTAGAAAGAGTATCGCCCTTTGGATCTAAATGGATGCGAGGAGCGGTCGCATCTAACTGTGTTGTACTTGCTTGTTTAGAAAAGGCACAGACCAATTATTTCCTCCCTAGTGATTTGAATATTTCCCACGGTTTAATTGAGGTGATTGAATTAAATGTTCAGTAGCACTCATAAAATTTACCTGCTCAAATTCCTACTTTGCTCAAATATCTACCTAATAACATTTTTTAAGCTACTTCTAGATAATGGTCTCAGCAGTAACGAAATTGTTAATGCAATTTCATTTGGAACAATCTGTATGCTTGTAGGTGATATTTTCAGCAGCTTATTTGCTGATTTTTTTGGTCCAAAAAAAATAATCCTTACTGCTGCACTTCTACAGGCATTATCAGTTTATCTTCTTCCTGAGTGTTCAAGTTTTGAGCAACTGCTCGTTATAGAGTTTATTGTTGGAATATCATTTCCAACAATCTATGGTAGTGATTCTAAATGGTTAAAGCATATTTGTTCAAAAGATAAATATTCTGAAAATAAAAATCAGTTCGTCTTTTGGCTTAGTCAGTTCGCAAGTGCCCTAATAGGCTGTCTTTTACTTGAATATCCAGCTATCACCTGCTATTTAAGTATGTGTTTATATTTAATTGGCTTCTTCATTTGTTTACAACTACCAGATATTCCTAGTAATTTAGCTACTAAATATTATTTGAATTTAAAATTAATAGTTGAATGGATTTTCAAAGGTGATAAATTAAACACTATTTTATTTTATGGTTTTATAATGGGTATATTAAATTCTTTTTCTTGGTTATTGCAGTATCACGCTGCCAAAGATTACGCAAAAGTTCCGATAGTTTTTGCTATTATTCAAGTGATTGGAGCAGGGCTTTCTCTAACAGGCAGCTTACTTTCAAAAAAGCAAATAAATCGTAGTTACTTGTTACACATGGTATATGGAGTCATGGGCCTTTATCTTTACTACACTTTTAGCAGTACCATCCTCGTACTCTGGCTCTCCATAGGTCTAGGACTTCTACTGCGTGGAATGATCAGCGTTATAGCACGTAACAGTCTTTTGAGCAATTGCCATGCCCAACAACCAATAGCTTCACTAGTATTTACGTTAACTGGAACAGCAAGAATTGTCCAAGCAATTATTTTGTATATAATTAGTTTTTTGTTTCTTAATTAGCTAGATCACAATACAGTTAAGTTAAAGTGAATAGCTTTACCAAGGATACGGAAAGTAGGAACGAAAATTAATTATTGGGAGTGGTAAATATGTATTTATAATAAAATTAGGTGATACAACAATAATTATAATGATTAATAAAATACCAGATAGCACCTATATGCTTATCTAACTTTTTATAAAAGGATAAATTGATTTAAAATATTTATAATTTTTCGGTATTTTAATTATTAAGATAAATATAGTTAAAAATTTGAACAGCTAAAAATAAATAATATAAGTTACTAAATCTCCATTAGGGGTTTTTTGTACAAACCCTCGAAAAGGGGGATTAAGGAATTTAATCTTGAATGGTGCTTTACCTTAAAAGAAAGCGCAAACCTTCATAGAGCTATAGGTTTGGGAGAGTATCATTAGTCCTTAGAGGATCTAAGAATTGTATTTTGAGACATAAAAAGAGACACAATACAGGAGTGAATCAAAAAGTATAGTTTCTGAGACACATTGGGGGAAAAGCTTTGCTGACAAGGATTTGAAGGTAATAATGCCAAACCTCGTTTTTGCTATTCCCCCTTTTCGAGGGGACGTACAAAAAACCCCATCCTGAACGATGCCAAATGCCAACTTGAGTGGAAGTGACAATGACTAAATAAATATGTCAAATTTGGCTTTTTCCAACTAAAAGTTTCACTTATTCTGCCTACTGTAAGGCACATTCAGCAAATCAATCGCCCGTTTCTGAGCCGCTTCCCCACGCCTGTCATACTTACTTGTAGTACTTGGCGACGCATGACCTGCTAATTTCGCTATCGTGACGATATCTGCCCCCGCATCCAATAAATTACCGATAAAAGTTCTTCTAAAATCATGGGGTGTAAACGCATCCACATCTGCTTTTTCCCCCCGTCGCTGCAATGCTCGCAATACCCCCTGCTCGCTCATCCGTCTCGGTATGATTTTCTTTGCCTTATTTAAGGGATAAAAAAGCGGCCCTGGTACTTTACCCCGAATCAGCAGCCAATCTTGAACAGCTTGCACACCAGCTTCAGGTAAATACACAATTCTTTCCCGTCTTCCCTTCGCTTCACGTATTGTTAGTGACCGACTACGCAGCTTAAGATCACTCAAATCAAGGTAAGTAACCTCACTGCGACGCAACCCTACCGTCAAAACTGCCAACAGTGCGGCATCCCTCCGGCCCAATGTTGAGTCATCTTGAATACAATCTGACCATAGTGCAGAGATTTCTGCTTCATCGATTTCTCGCCCTTTCAGCAAACTCTTACCACGCACGGACTCAATATCAGCCGCTCGTCCATACTCATCCGTGGACATTAACCCTAACCGCCATGCTTCCTTGAGCGTCCGCCGTAATGCACATAGCATTTTGTTCGCCATCGCCGGACTGTATTTTTCCATCAGCACCGACCTAACTGCTGCGGTGTGCTGATAGCGCAACTTTGACCAGTCTAAAGTACTTGCATCACAAGTTTCATTGGTCAGCAATCGGGCGATCGCATTCAACGCCTCTCGCATTGTGCGCCGCGAACCAGACCCAAGACTGTTAAGGTAAACTTCAGCTGGGTGTAAAGTTAGCGGAACTGGTTCAGTTAACGCCAGCGATTCTGGGTTGAAGTTAAAATTGGCGATCGCACGGGTATTCACGGCAGTCAATCAAAAGCTTTAGAATCAATCCTCCCTCAATTCTGGCTTCCTGTATACCTCCCAGCCCTTAAGAATTGCGAGAATGTTTATTCTCTACACCTATTTGGGCTAAAAGTCCCTCTGTGCAGAGATTTGTGTCTGAACATTGTTAAACTTGCGCTGGGTGGATGCTATCGACCCTCAAGCTACTTTAGTTTCTTGGCCAAGTTAGCTAAACGAGTAATGCTAGAGCGAATATTACCTGCTTCTTTGCGACTCTTGAGCCGTTTTTTGGCTTCTTTTAGTACTTGTTTCATGACTGTATCTTTATCTTTGCAGGTAACATAAAAAGCTTCCAAGAGCGTTTCAACTGTTATTTTTTCTTGGTTGCATAGATCATCGAGTTCTTGCTTGATTGACAGATCCAAACGTATAGGTACTCTAGGCGCAATTTCCGGGAAGTTTTGTAGTTGCTCTTCTAATAAAGTGAGTTCTGAAACGGAGCTATCAGCAGTCGATGGCATATCAACATCGCTTGTAGGTGAATCCTGCTGTTGAGCTAACACATCTTCTCGTGGTGCAACTGTTGGTTGAGTAGCTCTATTTCTGATTTCGTCTAGGATATTCATATTTTCACCTAATAGTAAAATTTATTACACTGGTTTTGATGGAATTAATTTGGCATATTCTTCTGGCAAAGCTGGCTTGAGTCGTTGAGCTAAGACGTGAATCGCATATTCCAGATTTGGCTGCCCCAAGTCTGTTGGCGCAACCCGTTGATTGATGGCATTTTTGAATACATCCGATTCCAAAATATGCGGCAACATCAACTCTGACCCTACCAACTGGCGTATAG
Encoded proteins:
- a CDS encoding MFS transporter, whose translation is MFSSTHKIYLLKFLLCSNIYLITFFKLLLDNGLSSNEIVNAISFGTICMLVGDIFSSLFADFFGPKKIILTAALLQALSVYLLPECSSFEQLLVIEFIVGISFPTIYGSDSKWLKHICSKDKYSENKNQFVFWLSQFASALIGCLLLEYPAITCYLSMCLYLIGFFICLQLPDIPSNLATKYYLNLKLIVEWIFKGDKLNTILFYGFIMGILNSFSWLLQYHAAKDYAKVPIVFAIIQVIGAGLSLTGSLLSKKQINRSYLLHMVYGVMGLYLYYTFSSTILVLWLSIGLGLLLRGMISVIARNSLLSNCHAQQPIASLVFTLTGTARIVQAIILYIISFLFLN
- a CDS encoding Ppx/GppA phosphatase family protein, which produces MQLKNLILDLGSRTAKLYILDNEVKNINNVNWEVIEGKSSKESINNSLIELLKPINFNEIHRIHAVGTEAMRRDKKLENIVSSVCHSLGILYTTISQEYEAQLIKEAARKANITDKYDIINVGGGSIQIILKEASKAVLLNFGISDLNDRFYLLEAVGHRKIEECIAWIKKHLPETTALFGYTGGEATYLKHFGVPLQADHTCLKTDFYDFAERISNFDLQSLERVSPFGSKWMRGAVASNCVVLACLEKAQTNYFLPSDLNISHGLIEVIELNVQ
- a CDS encoding tyrosine-type recombinase/integrase, with the protein product MNTRAIANFNFNPESLALTEPVPLTLHPAEVYLNSLGSGSRRTMREALNAIARLLTNETCDASTLDWSKLRYQHTAAVRSVLMEKYSPAMANKMLCALRRTLKEAWRLGLMSTDEYGRAADIESVRGKSLLKGREIDEAEISALWSDCIQDDSTLGRRDAALLAVLTVGLRRSEVTYLDLSDLKLRSRSLTIREAKGRRERIVYLPEAGVQAVQDWLLIRGKVPGPLFYPLNKAKKIIPRRMSEQGVLRALQRRGEKADVDAFTPHDFRRTFIGNLLDAGADIVTIAKLAGHASPSTTSKYDRRGEAAQKRAIDLLNVPYSRQNK